In one Populus nigra chromosome 12, ddPopNigr1.1, whole genome shotgun sequence genomic region, the following are encoded:
- the LOC133670233 gene encoding uncharacterized protein LOC133670233 isoform X1, with protein MGDSLFEGLPPPSHQQQNQEAEANDTSKTTKREPSTVPAPPKPALKSALKRPKPVEAKPDPEDGAAEKATASGKRLRFKTTTDASETQVIEAMKKIASHIKTPAKFSKASKLAIQLIQAGSVKPGTSDHFFAILEAAMSSTTSCTDLSVRADYHALFSAAQDAAECLNKKQKNQLATWTVRAVLANDFFTDDSFLFSKTAGQVKDAIADLPVATKDDDIEEAASLIDKAATTDEYIKREDTCSGAEAEENKDVSDPFGLDALIPSTVKKDEKVKGKKDMPVKVREEEEEESKRFLKYQREALITCLEIAARRYKIPWCQTVIDILVKHAFDNVARFTSCQRDAIQKLWASIREQQTRRKQGKSVNGKLDVNGFEWLQQKYAGEKISIRHSVGGSGDRRASQWLG; from the exons ATGGGTGATAGTTTATTTGAAGGCTTGCCACCACCTTCTCATCAGCAACAAAACCAAGAAGCAGAAGCTAACGATACTtcaaaaacaactaaaagagAACCATCTACAGTGCCAGCTCCACCAAAACCAGCTTTGAAAAGTGCCCTCAAGCGCCCTAAACCAGTGGAAGCGAAACCAGACCCAGAAG ATGGTGCAGCTGAAAAGGCCACTGCATCTGGAAAGCGGTTGAGGTTTAAAACAACAACAGATGCCTCAGAGACGCAAGTTATAGAGGCCATGAAGAAGATAGCATCGCATATCAAGACTCCAGCTAAGTTTTCTAAGGCTTCAAAGCTTGCCATACAGCTAATTCAGGCTGGAAGTGTAAAACCAGGAACTAGTGACCACTTCTTTGCCATACTTGAGGCTGCCATGTCCTCAACCACTTCTTGCACAGATCTTTCTGTGCGGGCAGATTATCATGCCTTGTTCTCGGCAGCTCAGGATGCAGCTGAA TGCCTCAATAAGAAGCAGAAGAACCAATTAGCTACATGGACAGTTAGGGCAGTGTTAGCAAATGACTTCTTCACTGATGACAGCTTTTTG TTTTCAAAGACAGCTGGACAAGTAAAAGATGCCATAGCTGATCTTCCTGTTGCAACCAAGGATGATGACATAGAGGAAGCTGCATCACTAATCGATAAGGCAGCGACAACTgatgaatatattaaaagagaAGATACATGTTCAGGTGCTGAAGCTGAAGAGAATAAGGATGTGTCTGATCCGTTTGGGCTTGATGCTCTGATTCCAAGCACAGTGAAGAAAGATGAGAAGGTTAAGGGGAAGAAAGATATGCCAGTCAAGGTGagggaggaagaggaagaagagagtaAGAGATTCCTCAAGTACCAGCGAGAGGCCTTGATTACCTGTTTAGAGATTGCTGCTCGGCGTTACAAAATACCATG GTGCCAAACAGTGATAGACATTTTGGTAAAGCATGCCTTTGATAATGTCGCAAGGTTCACATCTTGCCAAAGGGATGCCATTCAGAAACTCTGGGCTTCCATACGGGAGCAGCAAACACGGAGAAAGCAAGGGAAATCAGTAAATGGGAAACTTGATGTGAATGGTTTTGAATGGCTTCAACAGAAGTATGCTGGTGAGAAAATCAGTATTCGGCACTCTGTTGGTGGCAGTGGGGATCGTCGCGCCTCACAGTGGCTTGGTTAA
- the LOC133669768 gene encoding pentatricopeptide repeat-containing protein At1g08070, chloroplastic-like isoform X2, producing MLDGWFPGLARGAVQLGKRLHAYILRNGFGMSLALATALVDMYGKCGEIRIARAIFDSMKNKDVMTWTAMISAYAQANCIDYAFQLFVQMRDNGVRPNELTMVSLLSLCAENGALDMGKWFHAYIDKQGVEVDVILKTALIDMYANCGDISGAQRLFSEAIDRDICTWNVMMAGYGMHGYGEKALKLFTEMETLGVKPNDITFIGALHACSHAGLVVEGKGLFEKMIHDFGLVPKVEHYGCMVDLLGRAGLLDEAYKMIESMPVKPNIAIWGAMLAACKIHKNSDMGELAARELLALEPQNCGYKVLMSNIYAAANRWNDAAGMRKAVKDTGIKKEPGMSSIEVNGLVHDFKMGDTAHPLIEKISEMLAEMSKKLKEAGYLPDTSVVLHNIDEEEKETALNYHSEKLAMAFGLISTAPGTPIRVVKNLRICEDCHTVTKLLSKIYKRVIIVRDRNRFHHFREGSCSCGGYW from the exons ATGCTGGATGGCTGGTTCCCAGGCCTGGCTCGAG GGGCTGTACAATTGGGCAAGCGGCTACATGCCTACATTTTAAGAAATGGGTTTGGAATGTCTTTGGCTTTAGCCACTGCTTTGGTTGACATGTATGGAAAATGTGGTGAGATAAGAATTGCAAGAGCTATATTTGATAGCATGAAGAACAAAGATGTTATGACTTGGACAGCTATGATATCGGCTTATGCGCAAGCTAATTGTATAGACTATGCTTTTCAACTATTTGTCCAGATGAGGGATAACGGAGTGAGGCCAAATGAATTGACAATGGTAAGCCTGCTTTCGTTATGTGCAGAAAATGGAGCCCTTGACATGGGCAAGTGGTTTCATGCTTACATAGACAAGCAAGGTGTTGAAGTAGATGTGATACTGAAAACTGCTTTAATAGACATGTATGCCAATTGTGGGGATATTAGTGGGGCTCAGAGGCTGTTCAGCGAAGCCATAGATCGAGACATCTGCACATGGAATGTAATGATGGCTGGATACGGGATGCATGGATATGGTGAGAAAGCTTTGAAACTATTCACAGAGATGGAGACACTGGGTGTAAAACCCAATGACATCACATTTATAGGAGCTCTGCATGCTTGCAGTCACGCTGGTTTGGTGGTGGAAGGAAAAGGACTTTTTGAGAAAATGATCCATGACTTTGGCTTGGTTCCAAAGGTTGAGCATTATGGGTGTATGGTTGATCTTCTTGGTCGAGCTGGACTGCTTGATGAGGCCTATAAGATGATTGAAAGCATGCCCGTGAAACCTAATATTGCAATATGGGGTGCTATGCTTGCTGCTTGCAAGATTCATAAAAATTCTGACATGGGGGAATTAGCAGCGAGAGAGCTTCTTGCATTGGAACCTCAAAATTGTGGTTACAAAGTTCTCATGTCAAACATATATGCTGCAGCAAACAGATGGAATGATGCTGCAGGCATGAGAAAAGCTGTGAAGGATACAGGAATAAAAAAGGAACCGGGAATGAGCTCAATCGAAGTAAATGGTTTAGTTCACGACTTTAAAATGGGAGATACAGCACACCCTCTGATTGAAAAAATCAGTGAAATGCTAGCTGAGATgagcaagaaattaaaagaggcTGGCTACTTGCCAGACACATCTGTAGTCCTGCACAATATTGACGAGGAAGAGAAAGAAACTGCACTTAACTACCATAGCGAGAAGTTGGCGATGGCTTTCGGTCTCATCAGTACTGCTCCAGGGACTCCTATTCGAGTTGTTAAGAATCTCCGAATTTGTGAGGACTGCCATACAGTAACCAAGCTGTTGTCTAAGATCTACAAAAGGGTAATTATAGTCAGGGACCGTAACCGTTTTCACCATTTTAGAGAAGGATCTTGTTCTTGTGGTGGTTATTGGTAA
- the LOC133670109 gene encoding AT-hook motif nuclear-localized protein 19-like → MANRWWTGQVGLPGMDTSTSSSSPMKKPDLGISMSNNNREATESGAGKEDEQEDERENSDEPREGAIDIASRRPRGRPPGSKNKPKPPIFVTRDSPNALKSHVMEIASGSDIAENLACFARKRQRGVCVLSGSGMVTNVTLKQPSASGAVMALHGRFEILSLTGAFLPGPAPPGATGLTIYLAGGQGQVVGGSVVGSLVASGPVMVIAATFSNATYERLPLEDEEEGSGGAQGQLGGGNGSGEGNGGGMGDPATSMPVYQLPNMVPNGQLNHEGYGWAHGRPPY, encoded by the coding sequence ATGGCAAACCGGTGGTGGACAGGGCAAGTGGGATTGCCGGGGATGGACACATCAACCAGTTCATCATCTCCAATGAAAAAGCCAGATCTAGGTATATCCATGTCCAACAACAATAGAGAAGCAACCGAGAGTGGTGCTGGCAAAGAAGATGAGCAAGAAGACGAAAGAGAAAATAGCGACGAGCCTAGAGAAGGCGCTATAGATATCGCCTCTCGCCGCCCTAGAGGCCGTCCACCAGGGTCCAAGAACAAGCCTAAGCCACCAATTTTCGTTACTCGAGACAGCCCTAATGCACTCAAGAGTCATGTGATGGAGATAGCTAGTGGATCTGATATAGCTGAAAATTTAGCTTGTTTTGCAAGGAAGAGACAAAGAGGAGTTTGTGTGCTTAGTGGAAGTGGTATGGTAACCAATGTAACCCTCAAGCAACCTTCTGCCTCAGGTGCTGTTATGGCTCTCCATGGTAGGTTTGAGATTTTGTCACTCACTGGAGCGTTCTTGCCTGGACCAGCCCCACCTGGAGCGACAGGACTAACTATATATTTAGCCGGAGGGCAAGGACAAGTGGTAGGAGGCAGTGTGGTAGGATCACTAGTTGCATCAGGACCGGTAATGGTTATTGCTGCAACATTTTCAAATGCTACTTATGAGAGATTGCCACTAGAAGATGAAGAGGAAGGCAGTGGCGGCGCACAAGGGCAGCTCGGTGGCGGCAACGGTAGCGGTGAGGGTAATGGTGGGGGCATGGGGGATCCAGCAACATCAATGCCAGTTTATCAATTGCCAAATATGGTGCCTAATGGACAATTGAACCATGAAGGATATGGGTGGGCTCACGGCAGACCACCCTATTAG
- the LOC133669768 gene encoding pentatricopeptide repeat-containing protein At2g33760-like isoform X1, whose amino-acid sequence MEMPLVSKPTSLPLPLPLPLTFQKLKQPIPPPSTFTKTPQNPSPQHQNKHQKHLSFTPNNHLCLDQTQQLHAHIIRTHFNHAQQVSFSPFESHLSHEARYNLLITSYIKNNKPRYALNTYTYMRKLDIEVDSFIIPSVLKACSQISVARMGKEIHGFSVKNGLVSDVFVVNALMQMYSECGSLVSARLLFDKMSERDVVSWSTMIRAYSRNKLFKEGLKLIENMHFSNVKPSEVAMISMVNLFSDLENGEMGKAMHGYVIRNSNSEKMVVPLTTCLIDMYAKCGNLDAAITLFYGFTQRSIVSWTAMIAGYIRCNDLEEGERLFVRMIEENVFPNDITMLSLIISCGFVGAVQLGKRLHAYILRNGFGMSLALATALVDMYGKCGEIRIARAIFDSMKNKDVMTWTAMISAYAQANCIDYAFQLFVQMRDNGVRPNELTMVSLLSLCAENGALDMGKWFHAYIDKQGVEVDVILKTALIDMYANCGDISGAQRLFSEAIDRDICTWNVMMAGYGMHGYGEKALKLFTEMETLGVKPNDITFIGALHACSHAGLVVEGKGLFEKMIHDFGLVPKVEHYGCMVDLLGRAGLLDEAYKMIESMPVKPNIAIWGAMLAACKIHKNSDMGELAARELLALEPQNCGYKVLMSNIYAAANRWNDAAGMRKAVKDTGIKKEPGMSSIEVNGLVHDFKMGDTAHPLIEKISEMLAEMSKKLKEAGYLPDTSVVLHNIDEEEKETALNYHSEKLAMAFGLISTAPGTPIRVVKNLRICEDCHTVTKLLSKIYKRVIIVRDRNRFHHFREGSCSCGGYW is encoded by the coding sequence ATGGAAATGCCGCTGGTGTCCAAGCCTACttccctccccctccccctccccctccccctcacATTTCAAAAACTCAAACAACCCATTCCTCCACCTTCCACCTTCACCAAAACCCCACAAAACCCATCACCCCAAcatcaaaacaaacaccaaaagcATCTATCTTTCACTCCTAATAACCACCTCTGTCTTGACCAAACCCAGCAGCTCCATGCCCACATAATCAGAACCCACTTCAATCACGCCCAACAAGTTTCTTTTAGCCCCTTCGAATCACACTTAAGCCATGAAGCCCGGTACAATCTCCTTATAACATCATACATTAAAAACAACAAGCCAAGATATGCACTGAACACCTATACTTACATGAGAAAACTTGACATAGAAGTTGACAGTTTCATTATACCATCAGTTCTTAAAGCTTGCAGCCAAATCTCAGTAGCCCGGATGGGGAAAGAGATTCATGGTTTTTCTGTTAAGAATGGATTGGTTAGTGATGTTTTTGTAGTCAATGCATTGATGCAAATGTACTCGGAATGTGGTAGTTTAGTATCGGCCCGATTGCTGTTTGATAAAATGAGTGAGAGAGATGTTGTTTCGTGGAGTACGATGATTAGAGCTTATAGTAGAAACAAATTGTTCAAAGAAGGGTTGAAACTTATTGAAAATATGCATTTTTCGAATGTTAAGCCTAGTGAGGTAGCTATGATTAGCATGGTTAATCTATTTTCTGACCTTGAGAATGGTGAAATGGGGAAAGCAATGCATGGTTATGTTATAAGGAATAGCAATAGTGAGAAAATGGTTGTGCCTTTGACTACTTGTTTGATTGATATGTACGCAAAGTGTGGAAATTTAGATGCTGCAATAAcacttttttatggttttactCAAAGAAGCATTGTTTCATGGACTGCCATGATTGCTGGCTACATTAGGTGCAATGATTTGGAAGAGGGTGAAAGATTATTCGTTAGAATGATTGAAGAAAATGTGTTTCCTAATGATATCACCATGTTGAGTTTGATTATTTCATGTGGATTTGTAGGGGCTGTACAATTGGGCAAGCGGCTACATGCCTACATTTTAAGAAATGGGTTTGGAATGTCTTTGGCTTTAGCCACTGCTTTGGTTGACATGTATGGAAAATGTGGTGAGATAAGAATTGCAAGAGCTATATTTGATAGCATGAAGAACAAAGATGTTATGACTTGGACAGCTATGATATCGGCTTATGCGCAAGCTAATTGTATAGACTATGCTTTTCAACTATTTGTCCAGATGAGGGATAACGGAGTGAGGCCAAATGAATTGACAATGGTAAGCCTGCTTTCGTTATGTGCAGAAAATGGAGCCCTTGACATGGGCAAGTGGTTTCATGCTTACATAGACAAGCAAGGTGTTGAAGTAGATGTGATACTGAAAACTGCTTTAATAGACATGTATGCCAATTGTGGGGATATTAGTGGGGCTCAGAGGCTGTTCAGCGAAGCCATAGATCGAGACATCTGCACATGGAATGTAATGATGGCTGGATACGGGATGCATGGATATGGTGAGAAAGCTTTGAAACTATTCACAGAGATGGAGACACTGGGTGTAAAACCCAATGACATCACATTTATAGGAGCTCTGCATGCTTGCAGTCACGCTGGTTTGGTGGTGGAAGGAAAAGGACTTTTTGAGAAAATGATCCATGACTTTGGCTTGGTTCCAAAGGTTGAGCATTATGGGTGTATGGTTGATCTTCTTGGTCGAGCTGGACTGCTTGATGAGGCCTATAAGATGATTGAAAGCATGCCCGTGAAACCTAATATTGCAATATGGGGTGCTATGCTTGCTGCTTGCAAGATTCATAAAAATTCTGACATGGGGGAATTAGCAGCGAGAGAGCTTCTTGCATTGGAACCTCAAAATTGTGGTTACAAAGTTCTCATGTCAAACATATATGCTGCAGCAAACAGATGGAATGATGCTGCAGGCATGAGAAAAGCTGTGAAGGATACAGGAATAAAAAAGGAACCGGGAATGAGCTCAATCGAAGTAAATGGTTTAGTTCACGACTTTAAAATGGGAGATACAGCACACCCTCTGATTGAAAAAATCAGTGAAATGCTAGCTGAGATgagcaagaaattaaaagaggcTGGCTACTTGCCAGACACATCTGTAGTCCTGCACAATATTGACGAGGAAGAGAAAGAAACTGCACTTAACTACCATAGCGAGAAGTTGGCGATGGCTTTCGGTCTCATCAGTACTGCTCCAGGGACTCCTATTCGAGTTGTTAAGAATCTCCGAATTTGTGAGGACTGCCATACAGTAACCAAGCTGTTGTCTAAGATCTACAAAAGGGTAATTATAGTCAGGGACCGTAACCGTTTTCACCATTTTAGAGAAGGATCTTGTTCTTGTGGTGGTTATTGGTAA
- the LOC133670233 gene encoding uncharacterized protein LOC133670233 isoform X2, translating into MGDSLFEGLPPPSHQQQNQEAEANDTSKTTKREPSTVPAPPKPALKSALKRPKPVEAKPDPEAEKATASGKRLRFKTTTDASETQVIEAMKKIASHIKTPAKFSKASKLAIQLIQAGSVKPGTSDHFFAILEAAMSSTTSCTDLSVRADYHALFSAAQDAAECLNKKQKNQLATWTVRAVLANDFFTDDSFLFSKTAGQVKDAIADLPVATKDDDIEEAASLIDKAATTDEYIKREDTCSGAEAEENKDVSDPFGLDALIPSTVKKDEKVKGKKDMPVKVREEEEEESKRFLKYQREALITCLEIAARRYKIPWCQTVIDILVKHAFDNVARFTSCQRDAIQKLWASIREQQTRRKQGKSVNGKLDVNGFEWLQQKYAGEKISIRHSVGGSGDRRASQWLG; encoded by the exons ATGGGTGATAGTTTATTTGAAGGCTTGCCACCACCTTCTCATCAGCAACAAAACCAAGAAGCAGAAGCTAACGATACTtcaaaaacaactaaaagagAACCATCTACAGTGCCAGCTCCACCAAAACCAGCTTTGAAAAGTGCCCTCAAGCGCCCTAAACCAGTGGAAGCGAAACCAGACCCAGAAG CTGAAAAGGCCACTGCATCTGGAAAGCGGTTGAGGTTTAAAACAACAACAGATGCCTCAGAGACGCAAGTTATAGAGGCCATGAAGAAGATAGCATCGCATATCAAGACTCCAGCTAAGTTTTCTAAGGCTTCAAAGCTTGCCATACAGCTAATTCAGGCTGGAAGTGTAAAACCAGGAACTAGTGACCACTTCTTTGCCATACTTGAGGCTGCCATGTCCTCAACCACTTCTTGCACAGATCTTTCTGTGCGGGCAGATTATCATGCCTTGTTCTCGGCAGCTCAGGATGCAGCTGAA TGCCTCAATAAGAAGCAGAAGAACCAATTAGCTACATGGACAGTTAGGGCAGTGTTAGCAAATGACTTCTTCACTGATGACAGCTTTTTG TTTTCAAAGACAGCTGGACAAGTAAAAGATGCCATAGCTGATCTTCCTGTTGCAACCAAGGATGATGACATAGAGGAAGCTGCATCACTAATCGATAAGGCAGCGACAACTgatgaatatattaaaagagaAGATACATGTTCAGGTGCTGAAGCTGAAGAGAATAAGGATGTGTCTGATCCGTTTGGGCTTGATGCTCTGATTCCAAGCACAGTGAAGAAAGATGAGAAGGTTAAGGGGAAGAAAGATATGCCAGTCAAGGTGagggaggaagaggaagaagagagtaAGAGATTCCTCAAGTACCAGCGAGAGGCCTTGATTACCTGTTTAGAGATTGCTGCTCGGCGTTACAAAATACCATG GTGCCAAACAGTGATAGACATTTTGGTAAAGCATGCCTTTGATAATGTCGCAAGGTTCACATCTTGCCAAAGGGATGCCATTCAGAAACTCTGGGCTTCCATACGGGAGCAGCAAACACGGAGAAAGCAAGGGAAATCAGTAAATGGGAAACTTGATGTGAATGGTTTTGAATGGCTTCAACAGAAGTATGCTGGTGAGAAAATCAGTATTCGGCACTCTGTTGGTGGCAGTGGGGATCGTCGCGCCTCACAGTGGCTTGGTTAA